The DNA window CGAATTTCGAACAGCCACAGGTTCGGCGTCATCGCGCCTACGTCCATGACATGGCTGCCAAGGTTCAGCAGATGGTTCGAAATGCGCGTCAGTTCTGCAAAGAACACCCGCAAATACTGCGCACGCAGCGGCACCTCAAGGTTCAGCAGCTTCTCGATGGCCAGCACATAGCTATGCTCCATGCACAGCGGAGAGCAGTAATCGAGCCGGTCAAAATAAGGCAGCGCCTGAAGGTATGTCTTATACTCGATCAGTTTCTCGGTGCCGCGGTGGAGCAGGCCGACATGCGGATCGACGCGCTCCACGATTTCGCCGTCCAGTTCCATCACCATGCGCAGCACGCCGTGCGCTGCGGGATGCTGGGGACCGAAATTGATCGTGTAGTTCTGGATATCGAGATCGCCGGTCGTCGGATCGGCGGCATCCGCATCGTGACGCATCTCTTCAAGGAAATCAGCCATCAGTCCTTGCCCCCGGCCTTCTCCTGGCCGTCCTTATCGACCGTCTTTTCGGCCTCATGCTCCTTGGCGTTCCCGCCTTCGGTCTGGTCGGGCGCATCGGGCTTTTCCTTGCCACTATCCTTCACAGCGGGACTGCCTTCGGACTTCGCCTCGGCAGCCTTCTTGTCCGCCTTGGCACCGGCACCGGTATCGCTCTTCTTCTCGGTCACCTGAGGATCGTCGATGTCAGCGCCGGTGGTGCGCTTCTCATCGCCGGGCAGCACATAGTCCGCGCCTTCCCAAGGGCTCATGAAGTCGAAGCTGCGGAAGTCCTGCGCCAGCTCAACGGGTTCGTAAACCACGCGCTGCTGCTCTTCGGAATAGCGCATCTCGACATAGCCGGTAAGCGGGAAGTCCTTGCGGAAAGGATGGCCGCGAAAGCCGTAATCCGTCAGGATGCGGCGCAGGTCCGGATGACCGGAGAACAATACGCCGTACATGTCGAAAACCTCGCGCTCCAACCAGTCGGCATTCGGCCAGACGGTCGTCGCGGTCGGTACAGGATGATCCTCATCCGTCGTCACCTTCACGCGGATGCGATGGTTTTTGGTGAGACTCAACAGATGATAGCAGACCTCGAACCGCTCGGGCCGATCCGGATAATCGACACCGGCGATCTCCGCGAGCATCTGATAGCTATGTTCGTCGCGCAGCATCCGTAGCGCATCCTCGATGCTGTCGCGCGCGACGGTGATGCTGATCTCGCCATGACTTTCCTTGCCCTCGACGAACATGTCGCCAAGCGCGCTGGTCAGCGCCTTGAGGACGCCTTCGTTGGAGGCGTGGCGGGGTGCGGAGTGGAGAACGGCCATGTCAGCGCTCAATCGTTCCGACGCGGCGGATCTTCCGCTGCAGCTGCATCACGCCGTAAAGCAGTGCTTCGGCAGTCGGCGGGCAACCGGGAACGTAGATATCAACCGGTACAATCCGGTCGCATCCGCGCACCACGGAATAGCTGTAATGATAGTAGCCGCCGCCATTGGCGCAGCTGCCCATCGAGATCACATATTTGGGATCGGACATCTGATCGTAAACCGTGCGCAGCGCCGGTGCCATCTTGTTGCACAGCGTTCCCGCAACAATCATGACGTCGCTCTGGCGCGGAGAAGCACGCGGCGCAGCGCCGAAACGCTCCATGTCATAACGCGGCATGTTTACGTGGATCATCTCCACTGCGCAGCACGCCAGACCGAAGGTCATCCACCACAGCGAGCCGGTGCGGGCCCACTGGAACAGCTCCTCGGTCGAGGTGACGAGGAAGCCCTTGTCCTGCACTTCGCTGTTCAGCGAGTTGTAGAAATCCTCGTCAGGCGGCGTCACTTCGCCCTGCCCGCGCGGACCCCAATTCTGACCCTCGGTGGCCTGCGTGGTATCGGCGCTCATTCCCATTCCAGTGCTCCCACTTTCCAGGCGTAGACAAAGCCGATCACCAGTTCGAACAGGAAGACCATCATGGTTGCCCAGCCAGCAAAGCCGATTTCCTCAAGGCTCACCGCCCAGGGAAAGAGGAAGGCTGCTTCCAGATCGAAGATGATGAAGAGGATCGCCACCAGATAGAAGCGCACGTCGAACTGGCTGCGCGAATCCTCGAACGCAGGAAAGCCGCACTCATATTCGGCCAGCTTCGCCGCCGTCGGCTTGTGCGCCCCGGTCAGGCGGGCAACGCCCATCGGCAGGAACACGAACACGCAGGAAATTGCGAGCGCGACGCCGAGAAACAGAAGGATCGGCAGATATTGGGAGAGATCGACCACTGGGGCTTTGTCCATTATCAGTTATGCCCGCGCTTCTAAGCAGCTTGCCCGCGCCCCGCAAGGGTGCGGGGGCGGAAAACATCGTGACGAAATCGCAACCAGTCGGGCGGGAATGGGCGGCTCAGGCCGCCTCGCGCTTTTCCTTGAGCGCCTGCGCCAGGAGCTTATGCAGCTTGCTGTGCAAGGCGTCATTGGCGGCAAGCACCTGCGCATCGGCGATAGCCGGGCTGCGCCCGCGCCAATCGGTCACGAATCCGCCCGCCTCGCGCACCATCAGGCAGCCCGCAGCAGTATCCCAAGGCGAAAGGCCGCTTTCCCAGAAACCGTCATAACGTCCAGCAGCCAGCCAAGCGAGATCGAGCGAGGCAGCGCCGAAGCGGCGGATACCGGCCACCTGCGGGCCGATCTTGCCAAAAATCGCTTCCCACTCCGCCATGTCGCCATGGCCCTGGAACGGAACGCCGGTGGCGATCAGGGATTCGGAAAGATCACGGCGTGCCGATACGCGCAGGCGGCGATCGTGCAGCCACGCGCCGCGGCTGCGTTCGGCCCAGAAGCTCTCGTCTGTCAGCGGCTGATAGATCAGGCAGGCGAACACCTCGCCCCAGCCGCCGTCCGGCTTGGCTTCCTGCGCCGCGATGGAAATTGCGAAATGCGGGATCGAGTGGAGGAAATTGGACGTGCCGTCGAGCGGATCGATCACGAAGCGCGGTTCGCCCGGCTCGCCCTCGATCGTTCCGCCCTCTTCCAGTTCGAAACCCCAGCCCGGCCGCGCCTTGGTAAGCTCATCGTAGAGCGTGCGTTCGGACTTCTGATCCGCTTTGGACACGAAGTCCGAAGGCCCCTTCTTGGAGACCTGCAGATGCTCGACTTCGGAAAAGTCGCGCCGAAGACGCGTGCCCGCCTTGCGGGCGGCACGCTCCATTACCGTAACGAGGCCGGACTTTGCTGGCATCAGCGGCTCTGCGGAGCCGGCGTGGCGGGGGCCGCCGCGCTATCGTCTGCCGTCTTGGCTTTGCGCGCGCCGCAAACCACCGCGGCCACGTTGAACACGTTCTCCGGCTTGGTCGCATCGATCTGCGGATTGGCCGCCAGAACCTTGCCGGTCTGCTCGGCGATCGCCTTGATCGAATTGTCGTACATGCAGCCGAAAAGCGCGTTCTTTTCCTGCTCGGTAATCTGGTCGGAACGCACGGCCTGGCTGAACGAACCGAAGATGATGCCGCCGCGATCGATATCGGCCTGCTCGCTCGCGCTCGGCGCAGCCGGAGCAGCGTCCTGCGCGAAAGCGGGGACGGCGGCGGCCAGCGTGGCGGCGGCAAAAAGGATGGTCTTGCGCATAGTTACTCTGCCTTCTTCACATATTCCTTGGCGTACACATCGACAATGATGCGCGTGCCCGCCGCGATATGCGGCGGCACCATCACGCGCACGCCATTGTCGAGCACGGCCGGCTTGTAGCTGGAGGAAGCTGTCTGTCCCTTGACTACGGCATCGGCCTCGACGATTTCCGCTTCCACCTGATCGGGCAGCTGCACCGAAATCGGCCGCTCCTCGTACAGTTCCAGCGTCACGTCCATCCCGTCCGTCAGGAACGGGGCTTCGTCGCCGAGCATGTCGGCGTCGAGATTGATCTGTTCGTAGGTGTCCTTGTCCATGAACACCAGATGCCCGCCATCTGCGTAGAGATACTGGAATTCCTTGGTATCGAGGCGCACCTTTTCCACCGTATCGGCAGAGCGGAAACGTACGTTCGTCTTCCGCCCATCGATCAGGTTCTTCATTTCCACCTGCATATAGGCGCCGCCCTTGCCGGGCTGGGTGTGCTGGATCTTGGCGACCTTCCAGAGGCCTTTTTCATATTCCAGGATATTGCCGGGACGGATGTCGACGCCGCTGATCTTCATGGGGAAGCGCTACCTTGACTGGCGGTGGAAAGAGCGGGACGGGCAAGCCCATCCGCGAGATGGCGCGCTTTAACGATCAAGGCGCGCAAGGGCAATGCCTGTAGCGCTCTGCCTATCCCCCCCCCTTTACTGTCATCATGCTCCGCAGCGATGCATCGCCTCAGCGGGAGAGGAGCGGATAAGGATTGATCGGTGTGCCCTCACTCCAGTTCGCTTCCGGCGTGGTATTGAGCACCGAGAAATGAAGATGCGGCGCGGCGGGGTCGGCATTGCCGGAAGAGCCCACGGTGCCAAGCGGCTCACCTGCGCGGACCTGCTGCCCCTCTTTCAGCCCGTTTCGATAGGCGTCGAGATGGGCATAGTAATAGATCGTTCGCTCGTCGGGAGAGCGGACATAGATCGTATTGCCGCCAAGATCGCTCCAGAACAGCTTCTCGACCGTGCAAGGTGCGGCGGCAAAGACAGGCGTGCCGCTATCCGCCATGATGTCGATCGCCTCATGGGTCCGCGTGCCGCCACCGCGATCATCGGTATAGCTGTCCACGAGGTCCGATTTGCGCACCCCGGCCACCGGGATGAACAGCTTTCCCTGATCGGGCGAACCGTTTTGCGGCGTCATGGCGACACGCTTGCCGCGCGGCTGCGTCAATCGCGGCTCGGCCACCGGATCGATTTGGGTGCCCTCTCCCCCCTGCCCCGCCACCGGCCCGCCACCGGCCAGTTCGGCAGGCGACGGAGCTGTGGGCAGGCGGTCGCCGAACAGATAGAACAGCACCAGCCATACGGCCGAGGTAATCACCACGGCCTGCGCGACCAGTCTGACGTCCCTCCAGCGGCTCTTCATCGTCAGCGCCGCTCGTCAGGCTTGAAAATGCGCTTCGGTGCCGCTGTGCACCATTTGCGCGAGGCGCGCTGCATCCCAGTTCGTCAGGCGGATGCAGCCATGGCTCTGCGCGCGGCCAATGGTTTGCGGCTCAGGCGTGCCGTGAATGCCGTAATGCTCTTTGCTCAGATCGATCCAGACCACGCCCACCGGGCCATTGGGGCCGGGCGGCAGCTGCAGCTTGGGATTGCTGTCGTTCGCATCCCAGAACAGCTCCGGATTGTAAGAAAAAGGCGGATTGTGCGCGACGCCAAGAACCTTCCAGTCGCCCAGCGGCAGTGGATCATGGCTCGATCCCATGGTTGCGGTGAACTGCGCCACCAGCTTCCCATTGCCGTCGAACGCTTTCAATGTGCCGTCGGACTTGTCCACCACGACCTTGTCGACCTTCGGTTGCTCGCTGCCAACGCCCAGGCTCTGCAGCGTCTGCTGCCAGCCCCGATCATCGATCGAGCCCGGCGCGATGCTGTCACCGCCCACATTCGGCACCACCAATTTCTGGTTAGCGGAGAAATTGCGCTTCCCGCCGTTAAGCGAAGCCAGCGTGTCTGGCGTGGTATGGAAGCGCTCCCCCAATTTCTCGATCAAATCATTATAGCCCAGGCGCTTCATTTTCGATTGCGCTTCGGGCGAATCGGGCACCTTCGTAAAGCTCATGTCAGCAATGTCCGCCGGCAGCGTCACCGTGCGTGTGGCGGCGATATTGCGATAAGGGGCAAGCTTGCGCCGCGTGGTTTCATCCAGCTGACCCGTTACCTGAAGATCGTTCGCTTCCTGATATCCGGAAATTGCGTTTTTGGTGGACATGCCCATCTTGCCGTCGACGACGCCGGGCGTGAAGCCCAGCCGATCGAGCACGACCTGCGCCTGCATCATCGGAAACTCGTTCGCGATTTTTTCGGCGGAAAGGCTCATCGTACCGCTGCCATTGGCGGTGGGCGTTTGCTGGGCCTGCGGAGTGGCCCCGCTCATCGACGTTGTCGATGCCATCTGGAGGCCACGCTCCCCGCCATTTGATGCCACGGCGTCACCCGCGGGCGTGCCGGGTGCCGGGAACATGGCATTACCGTCATTCGCAAGCGGCTGAGGGTCATTGGACGCCATGCTGTCGGCCAGATTCTGGTCCGGCGCAGGCGCTGTCTGCGCGCTTTCGGAAGGCTGGGGCCGCTGCTCCTGAGAGCCGCTGTCGGCGAAATTACAGCCCATCAGGGCCAAAGTGGCGACTGCCGTGAACGCTACTCGCATGTCGTATCCTCGCAATTGTGTCGGAGGCAAAACGACTTCAGATGCGATTGGCTCCGCTAGCGCGTGTGCAAGAGCTTCCCGAATTCAGTCACCGCTGCACCCGGCCCGTCGGGATGGCCCCAAACCGCGCCGCTGACGGCCAGAAAATCCGCGCCTGCCTCGATTAGCGGCGCGGCGTTTTGCGCCGTAATCCCGCCGATCGCGACGCAAGGGATTTCCATGATCGCGGACCACCAGCGCAAGACCTCCGGCTCGGCGCGGTGCGATGCTTCCTTGGTAGCACTTTCGAAAAAGGCACCGAAGGCGACATAATCCGCGCCCTTTTCGCCCGCTTCCATGGCGAGATGGCGGCTGTTGTGGCAGGTGACGCCGATCTGTGCGTCCGCGCCTAGCTCCGCCCGGGCCTCCCGCGGATCACCGTCGGTCTGGCCCAGATGCACGCCGTCGGCTTTCAACCGTTTGGCCATCGCGATGTCATCGTTCACGATGAAGGCGACATCGCGCGCACGGCAGAGGTCAAGCAGCGGCTGAGCAAGGGCGGCCAGCTCATGGCTCGCCTTGTCCTTCACGCGCAGCTGAAAGGCCGCGACCGGCCCGCCGTCCAAAGCCGCCTCCAGCCGATCGGGAAAATCGCCGCCCACATCGGGCGGGCTGATCAGATAGAGCTGGCAGGCGGTCATGACGTAAGGGCTCAGCCTTCCTCGTTCTTGTAGATAGCGATCAGCTTGCCGAGCATATCCAGTGCGTCTTCGCGGCTGCGCTGAAAGCTGTTGCGGCCGATGATGGAACCGTTACCGCCGCCGTCGCGAATGTCACGGGCGTCCTGATAGACCTGGTCCGCACCCTTCTTGGCCCCGCCGGAGAAGACAACAATGCGGCGGCCGTTGAAGCAGCTTTTCACGACATGCTCGACACGGTCCGACTGGGCGGAGAAATCCATGCCTTCATAAGCAGACTTGGCATCTTCCTGCTCGATATGATCGCTCGGCAGCTTCACCTTGATGATGTGCGCGCCAGCCAGAGCGGCCATGTGGGCGGCATAGGCGCCGACGTCGAGCGCAAGCTCGCCCGACTTGGGCAAATTGCCGCCGCGCGGATAGGACCAGATCACGGTCGGGATGCCGACCGCGGCCGCTTCGGCGCGAAGCTCCCGAATTTCCTCGACCATTTCGAAGAAATCGTCGGAGCCCGGATAGATGGTGAAGCCGATGGCGGCACAGCCCAGACGCAGCGCATCGTCCACGCTTGCTGTCACGGCGCTGTCGCGCGCGGACGCCCAGCTATTGGCGTTGTTGCACTTCAGGATGGTGGGAATCTGGCCGGCAAAGGTGTCCGCGCCCGCTTCCAGCGCACCCAACGGCGCAGCATAGGCGTTCAGGCCTGCATCGATTGCCAGCTGATAGTGATAATGGGGATCGTAGCCTTCCGCGTTGGGAGCAAAGCTGCGCGCGGGACCATGTTCGAAACCCTGATCGACCGGCAGAATGATCATCTTGCCCGTACCGCCGAGCTTGCCTTGCATCAGGATGCGATAGAGATTGGCCTTCACGCCGGGACTGTCGGACTCGTAACAATCCAGGATCTTTTTCACTTCCGGCGTGATCGACATAAATACCCCTATTTGATGGCAGAATGCATACGAATGCGCGGGCCATAGGCAAGCCGCCGCGCGATGGCAATTGCGCTAAGTTTGATCCGATGCGACCACTGATAATAAGGTGAGATCGGCCCAGCGGATACGTTCGTGCGGGACGTCGTGGCCGAGAAGCGGTTTGTTCTCGAAGCCGGCCGATTCGCCGCCGAGTGCGCCATAGAGCTTCCGGGCGCGATCGTTCGAGGTGACGACATGCAAATCGGCTGCGGAATGGCCCTGGGCCATCAACCGCCGTGCCGTTTCGGCCAAGAGAGCGCGGCCGACGCCGCCCGATCGCTGGCCGGAGCGGACATGCAAATTGTCGATATAAGCACAATCGCCGCACCAGGTTGCGGCGAAACCGATCGCCTCCCCTTCCCGCTCCGCCATCAGCACCACATCACCTTCGCCGAAGGGCTGGTCTTGCCAATGGCGCTCCATCGCGCCTTCGATCTCCCGATCGAGAAAATCGCTCGGCAATACGTCGCGATATTGCTCCTGCCAGCTGGCTGCATGGATCGCGGCTATGACGGAACGGTCCGCGTCAGTTGCCGCGCGAATTGTGAAGTCAGGCATCAGAAAGCGCGGCGACGCCAGGCAGGTCCTTACCTTCCATCCATTCGAGGAATGCCCCACCAGCGGTTGAGATATAAGAAAAATCTTCGGTTACGCCGGCATGGGCCAACGCCGCGACCGTATCGCCGCCGCCAGCCACCGAGGTGAGCGAGCCGTCCTTGCTCAACGCCGCGGCGGTCTTCGCGAGCGCCACCGTGGCCTCATCGAAGGGCGGCGTCTCAAACGCGCCGAGCGGGCCGTTCCACACCAGCGTCCTGCAGGTTTTCAGAACATCGCCCAGCGCTTCGGCCGCCGATGCCCCGAGATCGAGGATCATGTCGTCCACTTCGACTTCGTGCACGTTGACGGTGCGCGAAGGGGCGTTCGCCTCGAACTTTTTCGCGACGACCACATCATAAGGCAGATGCACCGTGCAGCCGGATGCATCGGCGCGTTCCATGATGTCGTTCGCGGTATCGGTCAGCTCATGCTCGCACAGCGACTTGCCGACATCGATGCCCCGCGCCGCCAGAAAAGTGTTGGCCATGCCTCCGCCGATGATGAGATGATCGACTTTGCTCACCAGATGGGTCAGCACGTCCAGCTTCGATGACACCTTGGCACCGCCGACGACGGCGGCAACCGGGTGTTCGGGATTGTCGAGCGCGCTTGCGAGCGCCTTCAGCTCAGCTTCCATCGCGCGGCCCGCATAGGCCGGGAGCAGATGAGCAAGCCCCTCGGTCGTCGCATGGGCGCGATGCGCCGCGGAAAAGGCATCGTTTACGTAGAAATCGCCATTGGCGGCAATAGCCTTGGCGAATTCGGCGTCGTTTGCCTCCTCGCCAGGGTAGAAACGGCTGTTCTCCAGAATGGCCACTTCGCCATCGCGCATGATACCGATCGATTGCGCAACGATATCGCCCGCAATTTCCGGCACGAACATGATT is part of the Novosphingopyxis iocasae genome and encodes:
- the thiE gene encoding thiamine phosphate synthase, which encodes MTACQLYLISPPDVGGDFPDRLEAALDGGPVAAFQLRVKDKASHELAALAQPLLDLCRARDVAFIVNDDIAMAKRLKADGVHLGQTDGDPREARAELGADAQIGVTCHNSRHLAMEAGEKGADYVAFGAFFESATKEASHRAEPEVLRWWSAIMEIPCVAIGGITAQNAAPLIEAGADFLAVSGAVWGHPDGPGAAVTEFGKLLHTR
- a CDS encoding GNAT family N-acetyltransferase — its product is MPDFTIRAATDADRSVIAAIHAASWQEQYRDVLPSDFLDREIEGAMERHWQDQPFGEGDVVLMAEREGEAIGFAATWCGDCAYIDNLHVRSGQRSGGVGRALLAETARRLMAQGHSAADLHVVTSNDRARKLYGALGGESAGFENKPLLGHDVPHERIRWADLTLLSVVASDQT
- a CDS encoding phosphoglycerate kinase, with the protein product MTQFKTLDDLGDVTGKVALVRVDLNVPMRDGDVTDDTRIRAFQPTVETLCEKGAKVLLLAHFGRPKGQKSSTQSLSMVVGEVEEVLGQEIMFVPEIAGDIVAQSIGIMRDGEVAILENSRFYPGEEANDAEFAKAIAANGDFYVNDAFSAAHRAHATTEGLAHLLPAYAGRAMEAELKALASALDNPEHPVAAVVGGAKVSSKLDVLTHLVSKVDHLIIGGGMANTFLAARGIDVGKSLCEHELTDTANDIMERADASGCTVHLPYDVVVAKKFEANAPSRTVNVHEVEVDDMILDLGASAAEALGDVLKTCRTLVWNGPLGAFETPPFDEATVALAKTAAALSKDGSLTSVAGGGDTVAALAHAGVTEDFSYISTAGGAFLEWMEGKDLPGVAALSDA
- a CDS encoding NuoB/complex I 20 kDa subunit family protein gives rise to the protein MSADTTQATEGQNWGPRGQGEVTPPDEDFYNSLNSEVQDKGFLVTSTEELFQWARTGSLWWMTFGLACCAVEMIHVNMPRYDMERFGAAPRASPRQSDVMIVAGTLCNKMAPALRTVYDQMSDPKYVISMGSCANGGGYYHYSYSVVRGCDRIVPVDIYVPGCPPTAEALLYGVMQLQRKIRRVGTIER
- a CDS encoding class I fructose-bisphosphate aldolase, which codes for MSITPEVKKILDCYESDSPGVKANLYRILMQGKLGGTGKMIILPVDQGFEHGPARSFAPNAEGYDPHYHYQLAIDAGLNAYAAPLGALEAGADTFAGQIPTILKCNNANSWASARDSAVTASVDDALRLGCAAIGFTIYPGSDDFFEMVEEIRELRAEAAAVGIPTVIWSYPRGGNLPKSGELALDVGAYAAHMAALAGAHIIKVKLPSDHIEQEDAKSAYEGMDFSAQSDRVEHVVKSCFNGRRIVVFSGGAKKGADQVYQDARDIRDGGGNGSIIGRNSFQRSREDALDMLGKLIAIYKNEEG
- a CDS encoding L,D-transpeptidase family protein — translated: MRVAFTAVATLALMGCNFADSGSQEQRPQPSESAQTAPAPDQNLADSMASNDPQPLANDGNAMFPAPGTPAGDAVASNGGERGLQMASTTSMSGATPQAQQTPTANGSGTMSLSAEKIANEFPMMQAQVVLDRLGFTPGVVDGKMGMSTKNAISGYQEANDLQVTGQLDETTRRKLAPYRNIAATRTVTLPADIADMSFTKVPDSPEAQSKMKRLGYNDLIEKLGERFHTTPDTLASLNGGKRNFSANQKLVVPNVGGDSIAPGSIDDRGWQQTLQSLGVGSEQPKVDKVVVDKSDGTLKAFDGNGKLVAQFTATMGSSHDPLPLGDWKVLGVAHNPPFSYNPELFWDANDSNPKLQLPPGPNGPVGVVWIDLSKEHYGIHGTPEPQTIGRAQSHGCIRLTNWDAARLAQMVHSGTEAHFQA
- the efp gene encoding elongation factor P codes for the protein MKISGVDIRPGNILEYEKGLWKVAKIQHTQPGKGGAYMQVEMKNLIDGRKTNVRFRSADTVEKVRLDTKEFQYLYADGGHLVFMDKDTYEQINLDADMLGDEAPFLTDGMDVTLELYEERPISVQLPDQVEAEIVEADAVVKGQTASSSYKPAVLDNGVRVMVPPHIAAGTRIIVDVYAKEYVKKAE
- a CDS encoding NADH-quinone oxidoreductase subunit C; the encoded protein is MAVLHSAPRHASNEGVLKALTSALGDMFVEGKESHGEISITVARDSIEDALRMLRDEHSYQMLAEIAGVDYPDRPERFEVCYHLLSLTKNHRIRVKVTTDEDHPVPTATTVWPNADWLEREVFDMYGVLFSGHPDLRRILTDYGFRGHPFRKDFPLTGYVEMRYSEEQQRVVYEPVELAQDFRSFDFMSPWEGADYVLPGDEKRTTGADIDDPQVTEKKSDTGAGAKADKKAAEAKSEGSPAVKDSGKEKPDAPDQTEGGNAKEHEAEKTVDKDGQEKAGGKD
- a CDS encoding M23 family metallopeptidase codes for the protein MKSRWRDVRLVAQAVVITSAVWLVLFYLFGDRLPTAPSPAELAGGGPVAGQGGEGTQIDPVAEPRLTQPRGKRVAMTPQNGSPDQGKLFIPVAGVRKSDLVDSYTDDRGGGTRTHEAIDIMADSGTPVFAAAPCTVEKLFWSDLGGNTIYVRSPDERTIYYYAHLDAYRNGLKEGQQVRAGEPLGTVGSSGNADPAAPHLHFSVLNTTPEANWSEGTPINPYPLLSR
- the ndhC gene encoding NADH-quinone oxidoreductase subunit A; translation: MVDLSQYLPILLFLGVALAISCVFVFLPMGVARLTGAHKPTAAKLAEYECGFPAFEDSRSQFDVRFYLVAILFIIFDLEAAFLFPWAVSLEEIGFAGWATMMVFLFELVIGFVYAWKVGALEWE
- a CDS encoding inositol monophosphatase family protein gives rise to the protein MPAKSGLVTVMERAARKAGTRLRRDFSEVEHLQVSKKGPSDFVSKADQKSERTLYDELTKARPGWGFELEEGGTIEGEPGEPRFVIDPLDGTSNFLHSIPHFAISIAAQEAKPDGGWGEVFACLIYQPLTDESFWAERSRGAWLHDRRLRVSARRDLSESLIATGVPFQGHGDMAEWEAIFGKIGPQVAGIRRFGAASLDLAWLAAGRYDGFWESGLSPWDTAAGCLMVREAGGFVTDWRGRSPAIADAQVLAANDALHSKLHKLLAQALKEKREAA